CGATCCGTCGACGAATCCGCTATCGAAACCGAGTTTCGATGTAGGCCCACGGCCGGCATGTTCCGGCGTTGCATGGGAACCGCATCGAGAAAGGTGAACAGGTCAGCCATGACCATGACCGACCCCATCGCAGACTTCTTGACGCGTCTGCGTAACGCCAACACGGCGTACCACGACGAGGTCAAGCTCCCGTCCTCGAAGATCAAGGTGAACATCGCCGAGATCCTCAAGCGCGAGGGCTACATCTCCGACTACCGCACCGAGGACGCCGAGGTGGGCAAGACCCTCATCGTCGACCTCAAGTACGGACCTTCCCGTGAGCGCAGCCTTGCCGGCGTGCGCCGCGTGTCGAAGCCCGGCCTGCGCGTGTACGCGAAATCCACCAACCTGCCCAAGGTCCTGGGCGGCCTCGGCGTGGCGATCATCTCCACGTCCTCCGGCCTGCTCACCGATCGCCAGGCGGCCAAGCAGGGAGTGGGCGGGGAAGTCCTCGCCTACGTCTGGTAAAGGGAGGCCACCACAATGTCGCGAATCGGAAAACTCCCCGTTGCAGTTCCTTCGGGCGTCGAGATCACCATCGACGGCCAGGATGTTGCAGTCAAGGGCCCCAAGGGCAACCTGTCCCTGACGATCGCCGAGCCGATCGCCGTCGCCAAGGGCGAGGACGGGGCAATCAACGTCACGCGCCCGAACGACGAGCGTCGCAGCCGCGCGCTGCACGGCCTGTCGCGGACGCTCGTGCAGAACCTCATCGTCGGTGTCACCGAGGGTTACACCACCAAGATGGAGATCCACGGCGTCGGCTACCGCGTGGCCCTCAAGGGCAAGGACCTCGAGTTCTCGCTCGGCTACAGCCACCCCGTGCTGATCGAGGCGCCCGAGGGCATCACGTTCGCCGTCGAGAACCCCACGCGCTTCTCGATCTCGGGCATCGACAAGCAGAAGGTCGGCCAGATCGCGGCCAACATCCGCCGGCTGCGCAAGTCCGACCCCTACAAGGGCAAGGGCATCCGCTACGAGGGTGAACAGGTCCGTCGCAAGGTCGGAAAGACGGGTAAGTGATCATGAGCCAGACCGAGAACCAGAAGGCCAAGCGCATCCCGCGCGGCAAGGACGCCTCCACCACGCGTCGCCTTTCGAAGACGCGTCGTCACTTCCGCCTCCGCAAGAAGATCTCCGGCACCGCCGAGCGTCCCCGCCTCGTCGTCAACCGGTCCTCGCGCCACCTGCACGTGCAGCTGGTCGACGACCTGACGGGCACCACTCTCGCCGCAGCGTCGTCCATCGAACCCGATGTGCGCGCTCTCGAGGGCGACAAGAAGGCTCGCGGCGCGAAGGTCGGTCAGCTGATCGCCGAGCGCGCGAAGGCTGCCGGCGTGGAAGCCGTGGTCTTCGACCGCGGTGGCCACACCTACAGCGGACGCATCGCGGCCCTCGCGGACGCGGCTCGCGAAAGCGGGTTGAAGTTCTGATGACCATTTTCTCGAACGGAAGGAACGCCTGATGCCGGGACGTCAGCGGCGTGACGGCGGCAACGGCCCCGCCGGACAGAACCCCAACAGCGGTGACAACCGTGGCGGTCGCGACCGCCGCGACCGCGACTCGCGCGGCGGCAACGCTGCCGAGAAGTCGAACTACATCGAGCGTGTCGTCTCGATCAACCGTGTGTCGAAGGTCGTCAAGGGCGGTCGTCGCTTCAGCTTCACCGCTCTGGTGATCGTGGGCGACGGCAACGGCCTGGTCGGCGTCGGCTACGGCAAGGCCAAGGAAGTTCCCGCGGCCATCCAGAAGGGTGTCGAGGAAGCTCGCAAGAACTTCTTCCGCGTCCCGCTCATCGGCGGAACCATCACCCACCCCGTCCAGGGAGAGGCTGCAGCCGGTGTCGTCCTGCTGCGTCCGGCTTCCCCCGGTACCGGTGTCATCGCCGGTGGCGCTGTGCGCGCGGTGCTGGAGTGTGCGGGTGTCCACGACATCCTGTCGAAGTCGCTCGGCTCCGACAACGCCATCAATGTGGTGCACGCGACGGTTGCGGCCCTCAAGGGTCTGCAGCGTCCCGAGGAAGTCGCGGCTCGCCGTGGCCTCACCCTCGAGGAAGTTGCCCCCGCCGGCATGCTGCGCGCACGTGCACAGGCTGCTGGGAGCGTGAAGTAATGGCAGAGCTGAAGATCACCCAGATCAAGAGCACCATCGGGGCCAAGTCGAATCAGCGCGACAGCCTCCGGACCCTCGGTCTGCGGAAGATCCGCCAGTCCGTCGTCCGCGAGGACAATGCGCAGAATCGTGGCCTCATCAACGTGGTGCGTCACCTCGTCACCGTTGAGGAGGTCTGAGAATGACCATCAAGCTGCATCACCTGCGCCCGGCTCCGGGTGCGAAGACGGACAAGACCCGCGTCGGACGCGGTGAGGGTTCGAAGGGCAAGACCGCCGGCCGCGGTACGAAGGGCACGAAGGCACGCAAGAACGTGTCGCCGGCCTTCGAGGGTGGCCAGATGCCCATCCACATGCGTCTGCCGAAGCTCAAGGGCTTCAAGAACGCATTCCGTACCGAGTACCAGATCGTCAACGTCGGGGACATCGCTCGCGTGTTCCCCGAGGGTGGACAGATCGGTGTCGCGGACCTCGTGGCGAAGGGTCTGGTTCGCAAGAACCAGCTC
This window of the Rhodococcus pyridinivorans genome carries:
- the rpsE gene encoding 30S ribosomal protein S5, which codes for MPGRQRRDGGNGPAGQNPNSGDNRGGRDRRDRDSRGGNAAEKSNYIERVVSINRVSKVVKGGRRFSFTALVIVGDGNGLVGVGYGKAKEVPAAIQKGVEEARKNFFRVPLIGGTITHPVQGEAAAGVVLLRPASPGTGVIAGGAVRAVLECAGVHDILSKSLGSDNAINVVHATVAALKGLQRPEEVAARRGLTLEEVAPAGMLRARAQAAGSVK
- the rplF gene encoding 50S ribosomal protein L6 encodes the protein MSRIGKLPVAVPSGVEITIDGQDVAVKGPKGNLSLTIAEPIAVAKGEDGAINVTRPNDERRSRALHGLSRTLVQNLIVGVTEGYTTKMEIHGVGYRVALKGKDLEFSLGYSHPVLIEAPEGITFAVENPTRFSISGIDKQKVGQIAANIRRLRKSDPYKGKGIRYEGEQVRRKVGKTGK
- the rplO gene encoding 50S ribosomal protein L15, translated to MTIKLHHLRPAPGAKTDKTRVGRGEGSKGKTAGRGTKGTKARKNVSPAFEGGQMPIHMRLPKLKGFKNAFRTEYQIVNVGDIARVFPEGGQIGVADLVAKGLVRKNQLVKVLGEGELTVAVQVTADKFSASAQEKIAAAGGSATVQA
- the rpsH gene encoding 30S ribosomal protein S8, giving the protein MTMTDPIADFLTRLRNANTAYHDEVKLPSSKIKVNIAEILKREGYISDYRTEDAEVGKTLIVDLKYGPSRERSLAGVRRVSKPGLRVYAKSTNLPKVLGGLGVAIISTSSGLLTDRQAAKQGVGGEVLAYVW
- the rplR gene encoding 50S ribosomal protein L18, producing the protein MSQTENQKAKRIPRGKDASTTRRLSKTRRHFRLRKKISGTAERPRLVVNRSSRHLHVQLVDDLTGTTLAAASSIEPDVRALEGDKKARGAKVGQLIAERAKAAGVEAVVFDRGGHTYSGRIAALADAARESGLKF
- the rpmD gene encoding 50S ribosomal protein L30; amino-acid sequence: MAELKITQIKSTIGAKSNQRDSLRTLGLRKIRQSVVREDNAQNRGLINVVRHLVTVEEV